A segment of the Rattus rattus isolate New Zealand chromosome 4, Rrattus_CSIRO_v1, whole genome shotgun sequence genome:
GTAACCACTACTAAGAGAGCATCGTGACCGACCCTGCCTGTCCTAGCATGTGTCCCCGGTGGGTCTATGTGTGGTTTGTAGAGGCTGTGGAATGTGGGTGAAGAATCTAAGAACTAGAAATCTCAGTGTCAGTGCTGATTATTCTGTGGGAGcctaaagggtttttttttttttttttttttttttttttttttttgtttttttttttgtcaatggTCTTGAATGCCTGTCCTGTCTGGTCAGCAGGGACAATTATGAACATTTCAGTACACAGAGCACAAATAGCTGGAAATATAGAATATTtagcatgtacaaggtcctgggtttgatcttcagCACCATGAGATGGAAGACAGAACACAGTGGAGGCATTTTAAACATCAGGGTTAGTTACCTAAATGACTCTCTTTTGGGAACTTCTGCTagtaagagaggagggagaacagCTGGTCTGCCTGGGGTGACTCTTACAAGCTCCCTGTGTTCCCATGTAGCCGCATCAATGAGAAGTCTGTCTGGTGCTGTGGCTGGCTCCCCTGCACACCACTGAGAATCGCAGCCACCGCAGGCCATGGGAACTGTGTGGACTTCCTCATACGCAAAGGGGCGGAGGTGGACCTGGTGGATGTCAAGGGACAGACGGCCCTGTATGTGGCTGTGGTGAACGGTCACCTGGAGAGCACTGAGATCCTGTTGGAAGCTGGTGCTGACCCCAATGGCAGCCGGCACCACCGAAGCACTCCTGTGTACCATGCCTCTCGTGTGGGTAGGGGTGACATCCTGAAGGCTCTTATCAGGTCAGTACTGCCAGGGCCGTGTGCATTTATTTCCCTTCTTGTGTGCTTAAGAGATGACTTCTCAGAGGCCTCTGTGCTTTCAGACCCGCGGATGCCTCCCTTATGCTGGCTGTTAGCTTTCTGTTTGAATTGggggcttgtttatttgtttcttagtgGTGTAAACTTACCATGTCATCTACTTTCATGTATAGCTTAGGCCATACCCTCTAAAGTTCCTTATTCCTTCAATGTTTAGAAACATTGTCAGCGTGCATGTCCGTATACACAAGCATATTCCAGAGCACGCCTGcaggaattggttttctcttcccactgtgtgggtccagggatggaactcaagtcatcaggcttggcagcaggagcCTTTGTCTCTGTGGAAATGTTTTTAGTAGGATCAGTTAATGCAATTCCTTATTAGTTGAGAAATCCCTGAGGCATTTTAGTTAGTGCATCCTGTCTCCTCTGTGGAGCGCAGGGCACTGTGGGAAAGCATGGCGGCagggattattttatttaacattttctgtgtTCTAAACTCTATGATGACTGCCCTTTAGAAAATGGCAACTTGCTGGTTGTGGAGAGCACCTTtgtcagcactgtggaggcagggcaAGTAGAGCTCTGAGTTAGAAGCCAGACTGGTcaggttctaggccagtcagggaaCATAGTAAGTCtttgtctaaaaagaaaaaaatccaaaaacaaaagaaggaaaatggaaatgatGCTGTTAGATTACTTAACGGGTAAAATCTTCTAAATATGAACCAAATCTGCCCTCCCGCCCATCCTCTCGCCTGCCTGCCTGGCTCATTTTTCTTGTAGGTTTGCCTCTCATCTTTCATTATTGCAATTTCCAGCCATCAGTAAGGAACCTCTCCTCGTTGTTTGTAAGCCCCCTGCTCTCCCTTACTGATGTTTAGGATAGAAGGTAGAGGGGATGCTTCTGTGTGGTCAACTGTTACATTGATTTGTCGAGCTGTTTGGCTTCCTTGTagagataataaaaacaatagagaAATTTAGAGAATAttcacaattaaaattaattggATCTCGTCTCTGAGATCCAAAGGCTGAGTTTGATGAGGTTCAGAGGCTGTCTTCCCTACAGCTCACTTAGTATCAGATTGGCGTACTGGTTAAGATTATAAACAGTTTGGGAGACCTGTCTCCAGTGAGGATGGAATGAATAATTCCTGTGTGAAATGAACTTTTCCTGTTGTTAGTTAAAAGTGCAGGGAAGGGAAGTGGACCACCGGTTTTCTTCTTGTAGAGTGCTTTCTCACGCACAGTGCATCTTGAAGGGAAGGGAGGTGCCAATGAAGGACagtggctgtcttagttaggcttttactgTTGTGAATGAGagggcaactctcataaggacaacttttaatgggggctgacttacagggtcagaggttcagtccattatcatcaaagcgtgagcatggcagcattgatgcaggcctggtgcaggaggagctgagagttctacatcttcatgtgaaggctgctaggagaagccTGTCTatcagggagctaggatgagggtcttaatgCCCACGCTCACAgggacacaactactccaacaggaccacaccttctaatagtgccactccctgggctgagcacatacaaacaTCACAGCGGCCGTGTGTGTCCCCAGGCCTTTGCTGCCCCGAAGAAGCACTTTTGAGATGAAGTTCCTCTGGGTACTGAAGTGCTGGAGACGGTTATGAAGCAGGACTGCTGGCTGAGACTGTGGCCCTCTGCTGTCTAGGGACATGACGCTAGTCCATCTTCTCCGGTCCCTGAATATTAGGCCCCACTGTTGAATGCCCTCATCGTTGCTTCCTGTGTGCAGTCACCGCCTGTTTCAAGTCAAATACTCAGTGATGACGCAGCTTGTGAGACTTCACAGAACTACCTGGGGCCAGAGAAGGCTTAAGTACACGGGTGGCAGATCACTGAGTTACCTACTTGAGGATCCTAGGGGGCAGAGATCTTGGCAGAAGTGACTCCTCCTTACATTATCTGGTTCCTGCTGACTTTCACTCTGATCCTATGATGACAGTGCTGTCTGCTAGGTTTTGCACTGTAAAGCTACCCTTCGCTCTGTAATTAGAATTTTGTGGGGAGGTActttgcacatgtgtatgccCTATGCTCAGTTTTTATTTGTTAGCGTAGACTTAGGGTTTCTTATTTGTCCAAGGGGAGTTACACCCACCCTCCCTTGTTTCTCAAACACTAATAGCAGTGTGTTTTTGTTAGCTATACTCAAACTAGGTCACGGGAACACGTTCCTGTTTAGCTTTTCCCATGGGTGGGGGGGTATTAAAAAGTTCGACACTCTTCTCCCTTAACATGGTTCCTTGCTGTGTACACTGATTTCCTGCTTGGAAGTTGGGTCTGTTGAAAGATGTTTTGTGAGTTTACATGGACCTGCTGGTCTGTCCACATGTGGGGTTGCGTTGTTTTACAGCTCTCTATAACGAGCCCTTCTCATGGTGGAGCTGTGTCCTCTGCCTTGTGGCTTTGCCTTTTGATCTTGTTTGATCTTCCAAATGAACGACATACATCGTTGAGGGGCGGGGTACTACTTAATTGTAGTTAGCTTCAGCAATTCAGGAACTGAGTTTTCATTCATAAAAATCAAACTTGGGGAAAGTTGGTGGCAGGCTGAGCCTTTTCTAGTATTTGGtgtgtctttctgctttctggggTCTTTCGACCTTAGTTGTTAGGTTTATGCTTTCGTGGATCATTTTAGACATAATTCTGCTTACATGATGACTTTCTgcttcgtcttttttttttttttctttttttcggagctggggaccgaacccagggccttgtgctcgctaggcaagtgctctaccactgagctaaatccccaaccccactgcttTGTCTTTAAACTGGGCTTTGGTTTGTATCCGTTTGTGTATATGGGCTGTCATTTCAGTCTGCTACCTTCATGCACTATCCTATTGCTTGTTGTTTATTCATTCCTTGCAGGCCGTTTTAGATTTTGTAAGCCTTTCCTCTGAGCACAGACAGtggttcatttcttcctttccagcccTGCTTACTTGATTGCTGTCCTTTGCGGATCACACTCCTCAGCGTTTAGCATCAATGTTACAGAAGCCAGCGTGTGGTGGGGTCTGTGTGTGCTCTCCTTGCAGCAGGAGCACTCCTAGTACTTCCTTGTGAAGTAAGACGATGAGTCTACTGGAGaaatgtattttatcattttaaggaAATAGCTGtcattttctgtttcatagaaaattttaaagtaggCATAATTGTTTACAGTGGGACCCTCTGGGACCCACCTCTGGTATAAATCATGATACGGAGGCTGCTCTCATAGTTTAAAGCTTAGGCCTCTAGCTTGGACATTCTCCCAGCTAGATCATCCAACTTAACCCAACACTTTTGCCCACAATCCACCATGTGACAGGTTAGCTCTATGCCTTTCTCTGTTCCATGCTGGTCCATCTGTTTCCTCTGCGTCCCTCTCTGAATCCCCTCTTCTCAACATTCTCTCTGCCTGGAAGTTCTGCCCTTTCCTTCCTGCCCAGCTATCATCTGTCAGATGTTTATTATTACCAGTCAACAGCGATGCAGTCTCTGACACAGTTCTAGGTCTCTCCAGGCACAGAGCTTCCTGCCCTTCGGGTGTCTGAGCAGGTTGCCTGGGATGCCACAGACATCACAATACCGATATCCTGCTAGCATTTTGCTCCCTGGGAGGGTATggaattaacaattgaaaatacagaaCACCTTCACACAACTGCCAGCTTTTGCCCTTTTTTCATTATTAGTGGTAATCAGAATTTTTCCTTTAGATCCATTAGTAAAATATGTTAACAGAATTTCTAATATTGGAATTAGTTTTAAATTCTTAAGGTGGTCCCTAGTTTTTTCTATACTGCTTTTCAAATATAAGTTCGAATTTTCTTTGTAGTAATTTTTTTGCTTGTTgaagatttttgtttggttgttttttgagacagggtttctctgtgtagccctggctgtcctggaattcactctgtagaccaggttggcttgaactcagggattcatctgcctttacctcctaaatgttgggtttaaaggcatgtactaccacccAGCacttattgaaaattttaaattgaattgtGTTATTGTATTAGTTTTATAGTGAATGTGAAAGTGTTTTTCCACTTAACTCTGTATAGTcttggaattattttattttcgaAGGTCTGAAAGGCTTCACTTTGGAATTTGTGTGCATGAATGGATTCCATGTTTTTACTTGTTACCTCCTTTTGCTGGAAGTACTGATACCTTAGCGTCATCCTTGGTATCTCTGGGAGATCCGTTCCCTATCCTACCGTTCCCTATCCTACCGTTCCCTATCCTACCATCCCCTATCCTACCATTCCTATCCTATCGTTCCCTATCCTACTTGATACCAAACTCTGAGGTCCTTCAATATCTTACACGCAGAAGTATGGCTTCCGCATGCAGTCTTGGCACATAGACTGAAAATACAAGTCTACCGTAGGTGCCGTGTCCTGCTGGAATCTTTATTAGGCTGTAAGGACAAGAAAGGGACTGCGTTCATTATAGGCTGTATCCTCCCAATATCCCCCAAATGCTGCGTCCTTGGATGCAGTAACTGCAGATAGAGAAGGTGGCTGTGTTTGTGACCTGTGGAGTCTCCAGGGACTCCCTGTGTGACTCTGTAATGCCTCCCAGGGTAGCTGGATAGTCCTTGTGGTCTGAGTTTGACTTACTCTAACTTATTCTTCTCTTCTTGTAGGTATGGGGCAGATGTTGATGTCAACCATCATCTGACTCCTGACACCCGGCCTCCTTTCTCAAGGCGGCTAACCTCCTTAGTGGTCTGTCCCCTATACATCAGTGCTGCCTACCACAACCTTCAGTGCTTCAGGCTGCTCTTGCAAGCTGGCGCAAATCCCGACTTCAACTGCAATGGCCCTGTCAACACTCAGGAATTCTACAGGGGCTCCCCTGGGTGTGTCATGGATGCTGTCCTGCGCCATGGTTGTGAGGCAGCCTTCGTGAGCCTGCTGGTAGAGTTCGGAGCCAACCTCAACCTGGTGAAGTGGGAATCCCTGGGTCCAGAGgcaagaggcagaagaaagatAGACCCTGAGGCCTTGCAGGTCTTTAAAGAAGCCAGAAGTAAGTGGCATGAGCTCAGCTCTGTGTTGTGGTCTGGGGTTGATTGAGCCAGTGAGACGTCGTACTAATTaaaacagagagatggctcagccgttaggAGCTTCTCTTTCAGAGGCCTCGGTTCccagaggctcacaactgtctgtaactccaagtctAGGaggccctcctctggcttctgcgggtactacatgcatgtggtacccagacatacatgtgtgtaaaacacatgtacatatgaaaagaaataagtaaatcttaaataacaaaacaacacccCACAACTCCCAAAAATTCCAGCTAAGCACCTGATTAAAGCCCTCAGGACCAGCAGTTCTCCAGAGTGgtcattgagagagagagagagagagagagagagagagagagagagagagagagagagagaagaaaagagaagagaagagaagagaagagagaggagagagggaatatGTTTCTCAGTGTGGgtgggtgtaggtgtgtgtgcgtgtgtgcactgTTCACctttattttgagtcagggtttctcactgacctGGGAGTTGGCAAGTAGACTTAGCTGACTGTCAGAACCCTGGGATCTGCTGTctttcttcccagtgctgggccTGCAGTGTGTGCCACACTCCTGCTTTCTTTGGGAGGGTGaggcctcatgcttgcatggcaaacacttgaCTGACTAAATTCCCTCCCTGGCTCAAGATGATTATTTAACAATTCCTGAATACCAAAAGCTGATACCCACAGTCTACAAATGTAGACATATGCTTTCAAAATTCTTAGAATTATAATCTCTACCTTTTGCTTTTCTTAACTGATGATTTCTGTGCAACATtttcccttttttgagacagcatttcttgtGCAGCCCTGGATATCATGGacctcgctctgtagaccaggctggcactgaactcagagatccacctgcctctgcctcccaagtgctgggattaaaggtgtgcaccaccaccacctggcttcttttatttatttattttccttaatttattttttaggtCATTTTATCAAGTGATGGGTTTTATcgtgatatttaaaaatattttagtatgcGTTACTTAAATATATGTGGGGGAAGCATGCACAtgccatagaggtcagaagataccGTGGAGTAGTCGGTTCTTTCTTTCTGCCGCATGCGTCCATGGGTTATGCTCAGGTGGTGAGGTGTGGGAGCAGCACGCTTACCCTCTGAGCCTCCATGTTGTCCACCATGGTGTCTTCATTCATGGGCCATTAGGTTCTGTCTTcttcatctctgccttctctacCCGTCTTAGCCCCAGACTTCCTCTTCACATGCATTTTAATGACCAGAGATACAAGCTCATTTTCTAGAGTTCCtctcttcaatttaaaaaattccattcAAATATCAAAGGGTAGAGATGTGTGATAAATCCAGTTTTTGTTAAAATGAAAGATGGAGTCCGCCTGTTTGAGTGGAAGGATTTTGTCAGGGAATTAACAAGTCAATGGCAGCAGAGTCTGGAGTTTACCTGTGCTTGTATTTGCTGTCAGCTCTGTCTCAAATGCAGAGATtaacctgtgtgtctgtcttattTCCTGCCCGAGGCCAGCCCCTCACTTTTCCCATCTTGTCAGAGGACATATGACCTGATGGTCTTGTCCTTAGTCCCTTGTTTCTCAAACATTAATAGTAGTGTCACCCAGGTGACAGAAAGAAGCTGCTTGTGGTCAGAAACTTTTTTGTGTTACCTTCTCTTCTAGAAGCAGGGGATTAGCTGTGTGGTTTTGATTGGGGGAAGGACTGTCAGCCTATTCTCAGAGTTTAAGTACCATGCACTTGGTGTGCCCAGGCCTCTGTGAGCTGTTGGGACAGAGCAAGAGTGAAGGTCACTTGCACTCATTTGTGGGGTCTTCCAGCTTTTTTCCAGGGCACTAAACATTGCAGAGGGCGGGGTGGCTGGCAAGAGAGCAGATGCCCTGGTTAAGATGCAGATAGCCAGCCTTCCAGTGGCTTCCAGGGCCTCCTCCACTCAGATTAAGGTGTGACGTTGGTGCAGTCGTGCCCACTGTAGTCTGCTTTGGGCCTTGAGAGCTAGGAGAGAAGTGACCTTTCCCCTTCTCGTTCTCTTCTCACTCTCCAGGTATTCCCAGGACCTTGCTGAGTTTGTGCCGTGTGGCTGTGCGAAGAGCTCTTGGCAAATACCGACTGCATCTGGTTCCCTCGCTGCCGCTGCCCGACCCCATAAAGAAGTTTCTGCTTTACGAGTAGCATTCAGATGCAGCGCTGACTGCAGTGAGGAAGCCGATCATCTGCAGTGAAAACTGACACAGACTCTGGCGTCCTGGGAACCGTGTCCTCTGCTGCCAAGTTGGTTCTTGGCTGTCAGTGAAGAAGAAACGGCCATGTTCTCTTGGACAGTGATTCCATCTCAGGTGCTGGGGCCGTCGAACACTCCTTGAGTCATTGTCAACTGAGAGGCGCATACAAACTTAATTTTGTTCCTCTTCAAGCTCtttgttttgaattcttcctGATACACATTAATGAAATGGGCTGTGAAATGTGTGCAGTGTGGGCTGAGCCTGGCGATAGCCCCAGTGGGGAAGGCTTTTCCCCAGAGCTATGCATCTGCTTATTTCCTATTTTGCAATTTATTGTCCTTTTAAGGCTTGATATCCAAACAAAAGAGGTTTGCTAAGAAAACATGGAGGGAGCAGGAATGCAATCCGTGCACTGGCTAGCCTGCTTTCTTGCCTGAGTTTGTCTGTATATGCTGCTGCTGCTCGTCTATATGTGCTGCGGCCACACATCCCTTCTCACAGCTGGCCGCAGTGTTCTCTCTTGGGAGTTGTCTTCATCCCAAGATGGCTTCTGGACTGCTATCTTAATGCATGGAGGTTCCAGAACTGTTCACAGGGCACCATCTGCCCACTCTGCCAAGGGTTTACTGATGTCTCACCCTGGGGAATCTTCAGACAGTGGTTACCTTTGGGAGACCCACTTGTAACTAACCAGTATGTGACTGCCCACATTCAGACCAGGGACCATCTTAATAGCACTCACTGCCACTCCTCACAAGATAAGTTGACACGGGGTGCTCTCTTCAGACCCTCCCTCCTATACTGGAAGTGGGAAATGTCTCAGTCACCCGGCTGGTTCTAGAGTATAGCTTCTTGGTGTCCACCAGATAGGCCATCTGGGTGTTGGGTGACTGTTTCTCCCACTTCTGGCCCAATGCCTTTGTGGGTGCTCTTAGAGGTCTTTCCTTATCCTGCCCAGGGTTGTTGATGGATGAGAGAAATGAACTTATTGTAGGTGTGTTTAGCTCTTGAGGTGTGAGAGTCATGAGCAGGTGCGTGAGTAACCACGGCCTTAAGCACCCTTAGGGTTCACTGCTCAGTGAAATCCCCTCTTGTCATCTTGAAGCCTGTTAGGATTATTGTGTGGATCTGTGCTGATTACAGACCTGAGACTGTTTGGGACAAGTGGGTACTGAGTCTGCTGAGGTTTTGACCATACAAGGGGTCTAACTTGTACTACTTTACTGTTGCACTGTTTTGTGTTTTAGCTGACCAGTGAGGCAGTGGTAACCTTTGTATTCTGTGGATGGAGTTCCAACCCCAGCCTAGTGTCTCAGGAAGGCCTTGGCAGCAGCACCAAGCTGGTCCAAACATACTGCATGCTCAGTCCTGGGCAGTGAGCACTGTGTGTGGGGCAGGACTGAGCTGTCCCTAGTCTCCCCACAGCGGTTCTGCATGGTCCGGGCCATTGTCCTTCACTTGGACATGAGTAGCATCCTCTGTTCTAGGCTTTCAGACCCTCAGCACTGCGAGGCTCTCCTGCTTTCAAAACTTCAAAATCTGGTGACTCTGAATGTGACACAGCACTGGCACTGACTGTCTGTTTCCCCTGGTCTCCAGCAGTTCTATGAAAGTACCACATGCCATTGCTGTCAAGGATGAGGTGCGTGCGGGGTGGGAAAGAGTAGCACTCTTCCTGGAGTGCCCTAGGTTCCTGAGAGGCACCCTGGGAAGTTGATGTGGACTCAGTGAGCACTGGCCCTACTCAGCAGACTTCTGAGCTCTGGTTACCCGTGTCCTCCCCAGCATGGAGATGTGGTAGGCCTGATGAACCTGCTGCCTTCTGCTGAGCTGGTCCTAGCAGAAGAGCTCAGTAGTCTCGAGGGAAGGAGCCTGCAGGCCGTCCCAGCTCATCGAAGGAGAGTCTGTGCTTTGTTGCTGTTACTGGGGCAGCCACTTGATTTAAGTGAAGGCTTGTGCATCAAGTCTTGGCCAGGCAGGTTGGAACCAGTGCTGATTCCTCAGAATTTATCTTTTCAGTTTTGGGCTTTTAGCCGTATGTCCGGAAACCTGCCAGTGCAATGCCTTACATTTTATAGCTATTTTATTTGTgatgtctatctgcctgtctgtatttatatatttatttatttatttatttatttatttatttatactcttCTTCCAGAAGAGGACTTAAGGTGGAGAGTCTTATTTTGACAGTAGGTATATTTAGGCAAAAATACTGGTGAAGTAGGTAATTAGTAACTTTCAACTGTCAACCAGTACTGTTGTCATTTCAAagtttccccttttttctttcatgaattattatttttttttagataaaaatttcctgaaagaaaaagtACTGACTGTGGGCCTGAGCAGAGGGAAATTATGCCTGAGAGCTGCCTGTGCTCAGCCAGTTCCTGGAGCAGGGAAGGCTCTGCTGCAGACAGGAAGAGCTTCCTGCTGCGCCTTCAGGGGGCGCTGGTGAGGGCCCTGGCCCCTGCAGGCACTTTGTTTGGGAGTGGTCTCTGTCCTGAGGGAACTGCTTCTCAGAGGAAGTGCACTTAAGGTGGTCACAGTGCTGAGAGCCCACAGTCTGGAGATAGGGGATTGACCTTGTGGGGCAGTTGGATCATCTCGGCCCACAGTGTAGCACCAGCAGAGAGCCGTGCAGGAGGAAGGGTAAGGACAGCTGGTAATCAAGTTTCGTCAGCTGACTggactgtcttttatttttcggTCACGTCCTTCCTGACAAGTAACAGAAGGTTTGCTTGAAGGTGGGATGGGGCTGCGACTTTGCATGTAGAACACTCTTGACTGCAGTCCACTGCAGTGTTCTCGTCACATTCGCTTGCTGCTGAGATCCTGGCGCGATCCGGTGGTAGTGGATGTTACATATTAATAAGGAAGTTTTGGATCCTATAGCCTGCCTGGTGGTGAAAGGCATTGTGGCTTTCCCACCACCTGGGGTCTAAGCGTAACCTTGAGGATCGCTATGTATGACCCGAGAAGTCTAGACATGATTTTGATGGGCCTCTAGCACCCCAGATCCATGAGGTCACCCACAGAAAGTCAGTGTGGCCTTCTTGATAAGGCATGCTTGCCCCTCACTCAGGCTTTGGGAACCAGTGGCACCTAGGATGCTGGTGATGTCACCAGTGGTGGTCTTGCTACCTTTGTCTCTTTGGTGCCTATGCACCAGGCACTTGCAGACTAATCCTGACCTGCAGGGGTCTAATGACTTTCCTTCAGCACAGAGTGATTCCTGGAAGTGCCTCTTGACCTGGcagctcccttcttcccctcGTTCATTTCCCCCTCATTACTCTCCTTCCCATAGTTCCTTGGTGTGAATAAAGGAACATGAACATAACTGGTTTAGGATTCTTAGTCATCCCAGGAAAGTCCACAGATGGGCACACGCAAGCTTTGAAGTGGGCAGTGATCTGTGGACTTCACTATACACTTCCCTGACAAAGGACGATGACGTGAGGAGAATGCAGTGGACCTGCTGTAGCCTTAGCAGGCACCGGGCACCCAGTGTCAGCCATGCACAGGACTCTTCTGTACTGGGCTCGCACCAGATCCTGTGCATGagaggcaagtactctaccactgagctgtatctctggcttctttctttcttagattaACCAAGGAAGGATGTTTGTAATCTGACTCGAGATTGGCATTTATGAACGTAGCTGTCCTGGACATGCAATGTGACAGTTTGCTTCTGACCTCTTGCCAGCCGTGCCCTGTTTCCCCTGCAGTGTCTGCACAGCGTCTACTACTTCTGTTGTTCAATGTGTGTAGTGTTCCATGCGCTAGGGGCCTGTGTGCTAGCGCTGAAGACGTGCTCACTGCAACACTCTATTTCCTGTTTGAGGATGAATGTGTGCTCGCTTGCAGTGGCCAGGACTGACTGTTTTTGCCCTTGTGCCTAGTTAAGAGATTTCAAAAGTACAATGACACTTTTTATACATTGTTATAATAAGTGCTTTATTGCCCTCTGATTTTCTTCCCACATGCCTTAATTTTGTGGCCTGTGTCTCATTGGCTAGAagcttctctgtgcagccttttCTTTACATtagttcatttattcatccatccattcatccattgtgtttgatgtgtgtatCCTCTTGTGCCTGCGCTCCGATGTAAGCCgtggtgtggatgtggagatcaaaggatgtttgggggttggttctctccttctaccgtatgggttccagggattgaactcaggtcatcacatGGTAGAAAGTGCCTTTACCGTCCGAGCCATCTTATAGCCTCCATGTGCAGCTGTATGCACAGTTCAAGTGGGAGGGGTTGGCTCTTGGATAGTTTCctgtggctggagagaaggtCCTGAAGCAGGAGTCTATAGCTGTTCAGTGGATCTTAGGGCTGCAGGGAGAAACCTACACCTTTGCCCAGGATTTGACTATTTAGTGTGGCCTGGTTCACCTGATGGTTCTGCTTCCAGGACTGAAGAGACAGCTTTCCATCCAGTAACATTGCACAGCATTctgtggtgtgggggtgtgaggGACACTGCCATTTGTGCCCCATGTGATATATGACTTATTTTGCCAGTTGAGGGTAAAATCTGGCCGTTTGGGATAAGCCTGGAGTGACTGAACGGAATAAAGGAATTTCTTCACCCCTAGCTCTGCACTGTGTCTCTTCTGCTTCAGAGGCTGCTTCCATTCCTTACCCAGGGTGTGCTACTGAAGGAAGAAAGGTGTCCTCAGCCCCTCCCACCATTCATGTGACAGAGGCCAACTGTCCAGTCACTCTCCATCCATTGCTGTCTGCTATGCAGAACTCTgtatatttgagacagggtctcattcgtCCTTGAAGACCTTGAACTCTGTGATCACAGGTATGCATCACTGTGCCTGGTCTCATAATGGTACTTGGTTTAGTTTGGAGTCTGGACACTTTGGTTTCACTAGTGAAAGCTGCATAATTCAGTCACTTGTGTGGCTCAGTGTGACCATCTACCATCATTCCTCCCTAATCCTTTTGACATGACACAGCCTTTCAGAGACTGGATGAATGATAAC
Coding sequences within it:
- the Asb1 gene encoding ankyrin repeat and SOCS box protein 1 isoform X2, translated to MGGPAQGPQVTAGPNLKEWLREQFCDHPLEHCEDTRLHDAAYVGDLQTLRNLLQEESYRSRINEKSVWCCGWLPCTPLRIAATAGHGNCVDFLIRKGAEVDLVDVKGQTALYVAVVNGHLESTEILLEAGADPNGSRHHRSTPVYHASRVGRGDILKALIRYGADVDVNHHLTPDTRPPFSRRLTSLVVCPLYISAAYHNLQCFRLLLQAGANPDFNCNGPVNTQEFYRGSPGCVMDAVLRHGCEAAFVSLLVEFGANLNLVKWESLGPEARGRRKIDPEALQVFKEARSIPRTLLSLCRVAVRRALGKYRLHLVPSLPLPDPIKKFLLYE
- the Asb1 gene encoding ankyrin repeat and SOCS box protein 1 isoform X1, which translates into the protein MAEGGSPDGRAGPGPAGPNLKEWLREQFCDHPLEHCEDTRLHDAAYVGDLQTLRNLLQEESYRSRINEKSVWCCGWLPCTPLRIAATAGHGNCVDFLIRKGAEVDLVDVKGQTALYVAVVNGHLESTEILLEAGADPNGSRHHRSTPVYHASRVGRGDILKALIRYGADVDVNHHLTPDTRPPFSRRLTSLVVCPLYISAAYHNLQCFRLLLQAGANPDFNCNGPVNTQEFYRGSPGCVMDAVLRHGCEAAFVSLLVEFGANLNLVKWESLGPEARGRRKIDPEALQVFKEARSIPRTLLSLCRVAVRRALGKYRLHLVPSLPLPDPIKKFLLYE